The proteins below are encoded in one region of Helianthus annuus cultivar XRQ/B chromosome 2, HanXRQr2.0-SUNRISE, whole genome shotgun sequence:
- the LOC110919142 gene encoding protein LONGIFOLIA 1, with translation MAANYLADENPEQIGCVFQIFNRHHSVSTRRIVGKRCNSGTLFFNNERDSSLEKHRLSTESSKDSFSSWCPSSPFSNVDYNIDNHQNIDHRDVVKDSIYDALMEQDDSNILYCHKPRELSRSKSCQFKDGFSFSLSKEYPRLSFDGEETDILLIKTDSKITNQRLSLDSREPLIRTLSSVSLVPNKPSNRNPKVNSEVNANNDLSQRRPPSVVAKLMGLETFPSLKSVNSSNDRVTLIKSTLREPTSPCWKNVDVKPISKVPIEAAPWKQRDGVRATTASTKTRVPVLNVYSEVDKRLKNLEFSESGKDLRALKQILEAMQAVEARSSDRSNDQETLSESKESGISNESSIVIMKPAKKGFINNNTGKDLITESTRGERRSRPSIPRTDSGKPRKQSNKPQLGSRTRRQRSPNSTPEKSTMHVKVGERVAPEQPSPVSVLDDSVYVDNPPSPVKRTTITKKDDTPNSANTIVKDRHEAVNGIQSNTTISFQITREKLKRVEDLVQKLKNLNSSHNESPADYIASFCENTNPNNTYISQILLSSGLLLRDLKSFEFHPSSHPINPELFSVLEHTKFSNLQNGKRHRKLIFDAVNEILVGKLSSTSRMMMMMQDSRKLLRELCLEIEQQLVVHKKQDGCGPGNEDDDLKNILVEDLSKMSENWTGFCGEIQVIGVEVEQLIFRDLVDEVVMSCARRSSSEFLGKST, from the exons ATGGCTGCAAACTATTTGGCAGATGAAAATCCGGAGCAAATCGGGTGCGTGTTTCAGATCTTTAATCGCCACCATTCTGTTTCCACAAGGCGGATTGTTGGAAAGCGGTGCAATTCTG GAACTTTGTTTTTCAACAATGAAAGAGACTCAAGTTTG GAAAAGCATAGGCTATCAACCGAATCATCTAAAGACTCTTTCTCTTCATGGTGTCCTTCATCTCCTTTCTCAAATGTAGATTATAACATAGACAACCATCAAAACATTGACCATCGAGATGTGGTCAAAGACTCGATCTATGATGCTTTAATGGAACAAGATGATTCAAATATCTTGTATTGTCATAAACCTAGAGAGCTTTCTAGATCAAAATCTTGCCAATTCAAAGATGGGTTTTCATTTTCGTTATCGAAAGAGTACCCACGGTTATCTTTCGACGGGGAGGAAACCGACATTTTGTTGATTAAAACTGATTCTAAAATAACAAACCAGAGGCTTTCGTTAGATAGTAGAGAACCGTTGATACGTACTCTTAGTTCTGTTTCACTTGTACCCAATAAACCGTCTAACCGAAACCCGAAAGTTAACAGTGAGGTCAATGCCAACAACGATCTGAGTCAAAGACGGCCACCCAGTGTCGTAGCAAAGTTGATGGGCTTGGAAACTTTCCCATCTTTGAAATCTGTCAATTCGTCAAATGATCGTGTGACGCTTATTAAAAGTACGTTAAGGGAACCAACATCTCCGTGTTGGAAAAATGTTGACGTAAAGCCGATTTCGAAGGTTCCCATTGAAGCCGCACCGTGGAAGCAACGAGATGGTGTTCGTGCTACAACAGCGTCAACTAAAACACGCGTGCCCGTATTGAATGTTTATAGTGAAGTGGATAAACGATTAAAGAATCTTGAGTTTTCGGAATCAGGAAAGGATCTTAGAGCGCTTAAACAGATATTAGAGGCAATGCAGGCGGTTGAAGCGAGATCTTCGGACCGTAGTAACGATCAAGAAACGTTGTCTGAAAGTAAGGAGTCGGGAATTTCTAACGAGTCGAGTATTGTTATCATGAAACCTGCGAAGAAGgggtttataaataataatacgGGTAAGGATCTGATTACTGAGAGTACGCGTGGAGAGAGGCGATCTCGACCGTCCATTCCTCGTACGGATTCTGGTAAACCGAGAAAGCAGTCGAACAAGCCGCAGTTGGGGTCTAGGACCAGAAGGCAGAGGAGTCCTAACTCAACACCAGAG AAATCAACGATGCATGTGAAGGTGGGTGAACGGGTCGCTCCAGAACAACCGAGTCCAGTCTCTGTTCTCGATGATTCAGTCTATGTGGATAATCCACCTTCCCCTGTGAAACGCACGACGATTACCAAAAAAG ATGACACTCCAAACTCCGCTAATACTATTGTTAAAGATCGACATGAAGCAGTAAACGGTATTCAATCAAACACGACTATATCATTTCAGATCACCCGTGAGAAGCTGAAGAGGGTCGAGGATTTGGTTCAAAAACTTAAGAACCTCAATTCCAGCCACAACGAATCTCCCGCAGATTACATTGCATCTTTCTGTGAAAACACAAACCCGAACAATACATACATCTCGCAAATCTTATTATCTTCCGGGCTCCTTCTCAGAGATCTAAAATCTTTCGAATTCCACCCATCCAGTCACCCGATCAACCCTGAGCTATTTTCGGTCTTGGAACACACCAAGTTCAGTAATCTTCAAAACGGAAAGCGTCACAGGAAGCTAATATTTGACGCTGTGAATGAAATTCTTGTCGGGAAGTTAAGTTCAACTTctaggatgatgatgatgatgcaggATTCTAGAAAGCTTTTGAGGGAGTTGTGTTTGGAGATTGAGCAGCAGCTTGTAGTGCACAAGAAACAAGATGGGTGTGGGCCCGGGAACGAGGATGATGATTTGAAGAACATTTTGGTGGAGGATTTGTCGAAAATGTCAGAAAACTGGACCGGTTTTTGTGGTGAAATTCAGGTGATTGGAGTGGAGGTTGAGCAACTTATCTTTAGAGACTTGGTTGATGAAGTTGTTATGAGTTGTGCCCGCCGGAGCTCCAGTGAGTTTCTCGGCAAATCCACTTGA
- the LOC110893843 gene encoding uncharacterized protein LOC110893843 — protein MQTEATDICTNSVEYKSVATVRKTCSKKLGCPFELIGFTESKGNVWRLEVTNPTHNHTPIENIEGHTYARRISSEDKRLIEQLAEQYNLNRSIWRTLTKKNPEKKIIPKDIHNVIQKINAGKRVSESPMQQLENFLVKRDFTYYIRENQTTNAVEDIFFVYKLSFTMWCAFPHMLMIDATYTTNLYNLPFV, from the coding sequence ATgcagacggaagctacagacatatgcactaacagtGTGGAGTATAAGAGTGTGGCTACAGTGAGGAAAACATGTAGCAAGAAACTAGGTTGCCCGTTTGAGTTGATAGGGTTTACGGAATCAAAGGGAAATGTTTGGAGGTTAGAGGTGACGAATCCGACGCAcaaccacactcctattgaaaacaTAGAGGGTCACACTTATGCGAGAAGGATTTCTTCGGAGGATAAAAGACTGATTGAGCAGCTAGCAGAACAATATAATCTAAACCGTAGCATTTGGCGAACGTTGACGAAAAAGAACCCGGAGAAAAAGAttattccgaaagatatacacaatGTTATTCAGAAGATCAATGCCGGGAAGAGGGTCAGCGAATCTCCAATGCAACAACTCGAAAACTTTCTTGTAAAAAGAGATTTCACTTATTACATACGAGAGAATCAGACCACGAACGCAGTTGAAGATATTTTCTTTGTCTACAAACTTTCATTTACTATGTGGTGTGCATTCCCGCATATGCTAATGATTGACGCCACCTACACAACAAACTTGTACAATCTTCCGTTTGTTTAG